The window AGGCCCGGCGTCAATATCGTACCGATCCACGGCAAGGTTCCGAACATCCACGAGAGCGCCTTCATCGCGCCGGGCTGCACGATCATCGGGGACGTGACGATCGGGGCGGGAAGCTCGATCTGGTACAATTGCGTGCTGCGCGCCGATGTCAGTCGCATCGTCATCGGCGAGCGGACCAATGTGCAGGACGGCAGCGTGCTCCACTGCGACCCGCCGCGTCCGGGCGATCCCGATGGCTCGCCTCTCATCATCGGCGACGACGTGCTGATCGGGCACATGGCGATGGTCCACGGTTGCCGGATCGAGGACCGCGGCTTCGTTGGCCTTGGCGCGATTGCCATGAACAAGGCCGTGATCGGCAGCGACGCCATGCTGGCAGCAGGCGCTATGCTGACCGAGGGCAAGGTCATGGGCGCGCGCGAGCTGTGGGGCGGCCGCCCGGCGCGC of the Qipengyuania gaetbuli genome contains:
- a CDS encoding gamma carbonic anhydrase family protein; translation: MTRPGVNIVPIHGKVPNIHESAFIAPGCTIIGDVTIGAGSSIWYNCVLRADVSRIVIGERTNVQDGSVLHCDPPRPGDPDGSPLIIGDDVLIGHMAMVHGCRIEDRGFVGLGAIAMNKAVIGSDAMLAAGAMLTEGKVMGARELWGGRPARKMRDLDDMAVAGMRMGTAHYAENAKHHAAAVDEALKG